One segment of Papaver somniferum cultivar HN1 unplaced genomic scaffold, ASM357369v1 unplaced-scaffold_137, whole genome shotgun sequence DNA contains the following:
- the LOC113334949 gene encoding small ubiquitin-related modifier 1-like has product MSTATSVGLEEYGRATREQAGCTYINIKIIYNVDKTELFFKIRNNIQLCKIMTAYCARKDLDIKFLRFLFGGVVIKPHQTPIELGMQDGDETDVMLEVGGGGYGFHQRTRKEKEKKGEDEQMADFSFT; this is encoded by the exons ATGTCTACAGCTACAAGTGTTGGTCTAGAAGAATATGGGAGGGCAACTCGTGAGCAAGCTGGTTGCACTTACattaatatcaagatcatctataAT GTTGATAAAACGGAGCTTTTCTTCAAGATCAGGAACAACATTCAACTATGTAAGATTATGACTGCTTACTGTGCACGAAAAGATCTTGATATCAAATTCCTCAGGTTCTTATTCGGTGGTGTTGTGATTAAACCACACCAAACCCCAATCGAA CTTGGAATGCAAGACGGGGATGAAACTGATGTCATGCTGGAAGTAGGAGGAGGTGGCTACGGCTTTCACCAAAGaactagaaaagaaaaagaaaaaaaaggtgagGATGAACAAATGGCAGACTTTAGCTTTACTTGA
- the LOC113334837 gene encoding ER lumen protein-retaining receptor: MNIFRLAGDMTHLASVLVLLLKIHTIKSCAGVSLKTQELYALVFATRYLDIFTHFISFYNTMMKLIFLGSSFSIVWYMRRHKVVRRSYDKEQDTFRHLFLVIPCVLLALVINERFTFKEVMWTFSLYLEAVAILPQLVLLQRTRNIDNLTGQYVFLLGAYRSLYILNWVYRYFTEQHFVHWITWISGLVQTLLYADFFYYYFQSWKNNEKLQLPA, from the exons atgaatatcttCAGATTAGCAGGGGATATGACCCATCTTGCTAGTGTTCTGGTTCTCCTTCTCAAGATCCATACTATCAAATCTTGTGCCG GGGTTTCTTTGAAGACTCAAGAACTGTATGCTCTTGTATTTGCAACTCGGTACTTGGACATATTTACCCATTTCATATCATTTTATAATACCATGATGAAGTTGATATTTTTGGGTAGCTCGTTCTCAATTGTTTGGTACATGCGACGCCACAAGGTTGTGCGTAGATCGTATGATAAAGAACAAGATACCTTTCGCCATTTGTTTCTTGTTATTCCATGTGTGCTCTTGGCCCTTGTAATCAACGAGAGGTTCACTTTCAAGGAG GTAATGTGGACATTTTCCTTGTACTTGGAGGCTGTTGCAATATTACCTCAGCTGGTGTTGTTGCAGAGGACGAGAAATATCGACAATCTAACAGGACAATATGTTTTCCTTCTTGG TGCTTACCGATCTCTATACATTCTCAACTGGGTTTATCGTTACTTTACTGAGCAGCACTTTGTGCATTGGATAA CTTGGATATCTGGCCTTGTTCAGACATTACTCTATGCTGATTTCTTTTATTATTACTTTCAAAG CTGGAAGAACAACGAGAAGCTCCAGTTGCCAGCTTGA